A single region of the Sciurus carolinensis chromosome 16, mSciCar1.2, whole genome shotgun sequence genome encodes:
- the LOC124966340 gene encoding LOW QUALITY PROTEIN: chondroitin sulfate synthase 1-like (The sequence of the model RefSeq protein was modified relative to this genomic sequence to represent the inferred CDS: deleted 1 base in 1 codon; substituted 1 base at 1 genomic stop codon): protein MAARGRRAWLSVLLGLVLGLVLGFVLASRLVLPRASELKGAGPRRRTSLEGCRYGQAVAAAAASSQAGGARGDAHGAQLWPHGSALGGGPRDRNFLFVGVMTAQKYLQTRAVAAYRTWSKTIPGKVEFFSSEGSDTSIPIPIVLLRGVDDSYPPQKKSFMMLKYMHDHYLDKYEWFMRADDDVYIKGDRLESFLRSLNSSEPLFLGQTGLGTTEEMGKLALEPGENFCMGGPGVIMSREVLRRMVPHIGKCLREMYTTHEDVEVGRCVRRFAGVQCVWSYEMQQLFYENYEQNKKGYIRDLHNSKIHRAITLHPNKNPPYQYRLHSYMLSRKIAELRHRTIQLHREIVLMSKYSNTEIHKEDLQLGIPPSFMRFQARQREEILEWEFLTGKYLYSAADGQPPRRGMDSAQREALDDIVMQVMEMINANAKTRGRIIDFKEIQYGYRRVNPMYGAEYILDLLLLYKKHKGKKMTVPVRRHAYLQQTFSKIQFVEHEELDAQELANRINQDSGSLSFLSNSLKKLVPFQLPGSKNEHKEPKDKKINILIPLSGRFDMFVRFMGNFEKTCLIPNQNVKLVILFNSDSNPDKAKQVELMRDYRIKYPKADMQILPVSGEFSRALALEVGSSQFNNESLLFFCDVDLVFTTEFLQRCXANTVLGQQIYFPIIFSQYDPKIVYSGKVPSDNHFAFTQKTGFWRNYGFGITCIYKGDLVRVGGFDVSIQGWGLEDVDLFNKVVQAGLKTFRSQEVGVVHVHHPVFCDPNLDPKQYKMCLGSKASTYGSTQQLAEMWLEKNDPSYCKSNNNGSARTA from the exons ATGGCCGCGCGCGGCCGGCGCGCCTGGCTCAGCGTGCTGCTCGGGCTCGTGCTGGGCCTCGTGCTGGGCTTCGTGCTGGCCTCGCGGCTTGTCCTGCCCCGCGCTTCAGAGCTGAAAGGAGCGGGTCCGCGGCGCCGCACCAGCCTTGAAGGCTGCCGGTACGGGCAGGCGGTAGCGGCTGCGGCGGCATCGTCCCAGGCCGGCGGGGCGCGGGGCGATGCGCACGGGGCGCAGCTGTGGCCACACGGCTCGGCCCTGGGTGGCGGTCCGCGCGACAGGAACTTTCTCTTCGTGGGAGTCATGACCGCCCAGAAATACCTGCAGACCCGCGCCGTGGCTGCCTACAGAACATGGTCCAAGACAATTCCTGGGAAAGTGGAGTTCTTCTCTAGTGAGGGTTCAGACACGTCTATACCAATTCCAATAGTGCTACTACGGGGCGTGGATGACTCCTACCCACCCCAGAAGAAGTCTTTTATGATGCTCAAGTACATGCATGACCACTACTTGGACAAGTATGAATGGTTTATGAGAGCAGATGATGATGTTTACATCAAAGGAGATCGTCTGGAGAGTTTCCTGAGGAGTTTGAATAGCAGTGAGCCCCTGTTTCTCGGGCAGACAGGACTGGGCACCACAGAAGAAATGGGGAAGCTGGCCCTTGAGCCTGGTGAGAACTTCTGCATGGGGGGGCCTGGTGTGATCATGAGCCGGGAGGTGCTTCGGAGAATGGTACCACACATTGGCAAGTGTCTCCGGGAAATGTATACCACGCACGAGGATGTGGAAGTGGGAAGATGTGTCCGGAGGTTTGCAGGCGTACAGTGTGTTTGGTCTTATGAGATGCAGCAGCTTTTTTATGAAAATTACGAACAGAACAAGAAGGGATACATCAGAGATCTCCATAACAGTAAGATTCACCGAGCTATCACATTACACCCAAACAAAAACCCACCCTACCAGTACAGACTGCATAGCTACATGCTCAGTCGCAAAATTGCCGAGCTACGTCATCGCACAATACAGCTCCACCGAGAAATCGTCCTGATGAGCAAATACAGTAACACAGAAATTCATAAAGAGGACCTACAGCTGGGAATACCTCCTTCCTTCATGCGGTTTCAGGCCCGCCAGCGAGAAGAGATTCTGGAATGGGAGTTTCTGACTGGGAAGTATTTATATTCGGCTGCTGATGGTCAGCCCCCCCGGCGAGGAATGGACTCAGCCCAGAGGGAAGCCTTGGATGACATCGTCATGCAGGTGATGGAAATGATCAACGCTAATGCCAAGACTCGGGGGCGCATCATCGACTTCAAGGAGATCCAGTATGGCTACCGCCGCGTGAACCCCATGTATGGGGCAGAGTACATTCTGGACCTGCTGCTTCTGTACAAGAAGCACAAAGGGAAGAAGATGACGGTTCCTGTGAGGAGACACGCGTACCTACAGCAGACTTTCAGCAAGATCCAGTTTGTGGAGCATGAGGAACTGGACGCACAGGAGTTGGCCAACAGAATCAATCAGGACTCTGGATCCCTATCATTTCTCTCCAATTCCCTAAAGAAGCTTGTTCCCTTCCAGCTCCCTGGGTCCAAGAACGAGCACAAAGAGCccaaagataaaaagataaatatactgATCCCTTTGTCTGGACGTTTTGACATGTTTGTGAGATTTATGGGGAACTTTGAGAAGACATGTCTCATCCCAAATCAGAATGTCAAACTCGTCATCCTTTTCAATTCTGACTCTAACCCTGATAAGGCCAAACAAGTTGAACTGATGAGAGATTATCGCATTAAGTACCCTAAAGCTGACATGCAGATTTTGCCTGTGTCTGGAGAATTTTCAAGAGCTCTGGCCCTTGAAGTAGGATCTTCCCAGTTCAATAATGAATCTTTGCTCTTCTTCTGTGACGTTGACCTGGTGTTTACTACCGAATTCCTGCAACGGTGTTGAGCAAATACAGTTTTGggccaacaaatatatttccCAATCATCTTTAGCCAGTATGATCCAAAGATTGTTTATAGTGGGAAAGTTCCCAGTGACAACCATTTTGCCTTTACTCAAAAAACTGGCTTCTGGAGAAACTAT GGTTTTGGCATTACTTGTATTTATAAGGGAGATCTTGTCCGAGTGGGTGGCTTTGATGTTTCCATCCAAGGCTGGGGGCTGGAGGATGTGGACCTCTTCAACAAGGTTGTCCAGGCAGGCTTGAAGACATTCAGAAGCCAGGAGGTAGGAGTAGTCCATGTCCACCACCCTGTCTTCTGTGACCCCAATCTGGATCCCAAACAATACAAAATGTGCTTGGGGTCCAAAGCATCAACATATGGGTCCACACAGCAGTTAGCTGAAATGTGGCTGGAGAAAAATGATCCAAGTTACTGTAAAAGCAATAATAATGGCTCTGCGCGGACAGCCTGA